One stretch of Nocardia mangyaensis DNA includes these proteins:
- a CDS encoding class I SAM-dependent methyltransferase, with amino-acid sequence MTTDQPPAASAAGDEPESGQKSRGGGPAEWDARYARSELVWGAPPNSTVVEYVYGLDKRVAQLAEGTPPPLPRALDLACGEGRHALWLATHGWQVQAVDFSQVGIDKGRTVAARLSRSVRSRVDWRCADITELDAAEVTGPFELILMVFVHLSADQRRPLLHQLAGMLSPGGMLLVLGHDTSNVTDGYGGPQDAGILFTPQDIRADLDGQGLTIRVADHVFRPTEGPDAIDALVIAERPTP; translated from the coding sequence ATGACCACTGACCAACCGCCGGCCGCGTCGGCTGCCGGTGACGAGCCCGAGTCTGGCCAGAAGTCACGGGGAGGCGGTCCAGCGGAGTGGGATGCGCGGTATGCGCGCAGTGAATTGGTGTGGGGCGCACCGCCGAACAGCACGGTGGTCGAGTACGTCTACGGCCTCGACAAACGCGTCGCCCAGCTCGCCGAAGGCACCCCGCCGCCCCTGCCCCGCGCGCTCGACCTGGCCTGCGGCGAGGGCCGCCACGCGCTGTGGCTGGCCACCCACGGCTGGCAGGTGCAGGCGGTCGACTTCTCCCAGGTCGGCATCGACAAGGGCCGCACCGTCGCCGCGCGCCTGTCCCGTTCGGTCCGTTCCCGGGTGGACTGGCGCTGTGCCGACATCACCGAGCTCGACGCCGCCGAGGTCACCGGCCCGTTCGAGCTGATCCTGATGGTCTTCGTCCATCTCTCCGCCGACCAGCGCCGCCCCCTGCTGCACCAGCTCGCGGGCATGCTCTCCCCCGGCGGCATGCTCCTGGTTCTCGGCCACGACACCAGCAATGTCACCGACGGCTACGGCGGCCCCCAGGACGCCGGCATCCTCTTCACCCCCCAGGACATCCGAGCCGACCTCGACGGCCAGGGCCTCACCATCCGGGTCGCCGACCACGTCTTCCGCCCCACCGAGGGCCCCGACGCCATCGACGCCCTCGTCATCGCCGAACGCCCCACCCCCTGA
- a CDS encoding alpha/beta family hydrolase yields MRIETSAGPAEIELDEVAEPSFLLAITHGSGGGVDAKDILVVRDSAIEAGGVVARVVQPYRVAGRRAPGNAVKQDEAWLEIVAALRERFPGIPLVQGGRSNGARVACRTAVAADARGVIALSFPLHPPGKPEKSRREELLAPGDIEVVVINGGSDPFGIPDPTDATEVLVIPKQPHSFRTGFDTIAATVIPWFVRWRQLDE; encoded by the coding sequence GTGCGCATCGAGACGAGTGCCGGACCGGCCGAGATCGAGCTCGACGAGGTTGCCGAGCCGAGTTTCCTGCTGGCGATCACGCACGGCTCCGGCGGCGGCGTCGACGCGAAAGACATTCTGGTAGTGCGTGATTCAGCGATCGAAGCCGGTGGGGTGGTGGCTCGCGTCGTCCAGCCCTATCGGGTTGCCGGTCGCCGCGCGCCGGGCAACGCGGTCAAGCAGGACGAGGCCTGGCTCGAGATCGTCGCCGCGTTGCGGGAGCGTTTCCCCGGGATCCCGCTCGTCCAGGGGGGTCGAAGCAACGGCGCGCGCGTGGCGTGTCGCACCGCCGTGGCGGCCGACGCGCGCGGGGTGATCGCCTTGTCCTTCCCGCTGCACCCGCCCGGAAAGCCGGAGAAGTCCCGGCGTGAGGAGCTGCTGGCCCCCGGTGACATCGAGGTCGTCGTCATCAACGGCGGCAGTGACCCCTTCGGTATCCCCGACCCCACCGACGCCACCGAAGTCCTCGTCATCCCCAAGCAACCCCACTCGTTCCGCACCGGCTTCGACACCATCGCCGCCACTGTCATTCCCTGGTTCGTCCGCTGGCGCCAGCTGGACGAATGA
- a CDS encoding acyl-CoA dehydrogenase: MGHYKANVRDLEFNLFEVLGIDKLLDAGAFGDLDTDTVKEMLSEVRRLAEGPLAESFADADRNPPTFDPNTHTVTLPEAFKKSYKALEDGEWAKVGVVEELGGLNAPSAITWALSEMVLGANPPIQMYAAGAGFAQVFFNNGTEEQKQWAAKIANRNWGATMVLTEPDAGSDVGAGRTKAIKQEDGSWHIEGVKRFITSGDSDDLFENIMHLVLARPEGAGPGTKGLSLFYVPKTHFDFDTETYGDRNGVFVTNVEHKMGIKASATCEVTFGGHGVPAKGWLVGEVHNGIAQMFDVIENARMMVGTKAIATLSTGYLNALEYAKTRVQGADLTQMTDKTAPRVSITHHPDVRRSLATQKAYAEGLRAIYLYTAAHQNEEIAAAVSGADSDVAFRVNDLLLPIVKGVGSERAYQYLTDSLQTFGGSGFLQDYPIEQYIRDAKIDSLYEGTTAIQAQDFFFRKIARDRGVALAHVAGQIQKFIDADSANERLKGERKLLATALEDVQTMAATLTGHLMGAQEQPTELYKVGLGSVRFLMAVGDLFIGWQLLQQAEIALAALDNGATGSDVAFYTGKVASAQFFARNVLPELTATRAILANLDNDIMELDEAAF, translated from the coding sequence ATGGGCCACTACAAGGCAAACGTTCGCGACCTCGAGTTCAACCTCTTCGAGGTGCTCGGCATCGACAAGCTGCTGGACGCGGGCGCCTTCGGTGATCTCGACACCGACACCGTGAAGGAAATGCTGTCCGAGGTCCGCCGCCTGGCCGAGGGCCCGCTGGCCGAGTCGTTCGCCGACGCGGACCGCAACCCGCCGACCTTCGACCCGAACACCCACACCGTCACCCTGCCCGAGGCCTTCAAGAAGTCCTACAAGGCACTCGAGGACGGCGAGTGGGCCAAGGTCGGCGTCGTCGAGGAGCTCGGCGGCCTGAACGCCCCCTCCGCCATCACCTGGGCCCTGTCGGAGATGGTGCTCGGCGCCAACCCGCCGATCCAGATGTACGCCGCGGGCGCCGGCTTCGCCCAGGTGTTCTTCAACAACGGCACCGAGGAGCAGAAGCAGTGGGCGGCCAAGATCGCCAACCGCAACTGGGGCGCCACCATGGTGCTGACCGAGCCCGACGCGGGCTCCGACGTCGGCGCGGGCCGCACCAAGGCGATCAAGCAGGAAGACGGCTCCTGGCACATCGAGGGCGTCAAGCGCTTCATCACCTCGGGCGACTCCGACGACCTGTTCGAGAACATCATGCACCTGGTGCTGGCCCGCCCCGAGGGCGCCGGACCGGGCACCAAGGGCCTGTCGCTGTTCTACGTGCCCAAGACCCACTTCGACTTCGACACCGAGACCTACGGCGACCGCAACGGCGTGTTCGTCACCAACGTCGAGCACAAGATGGGCATCAAGGCCTCGGCCACCTGTGAGGTCACCTTCGGCGGCCACGGCGTGCCCGCCAAGGGCTGGCTGGTCGGCGAGGTGCACAACGGCATCGCGCAGATGTTCGACGTCATCGAGAACGCCCGCATGATGGTCGGCACCAAGGCCATCGCGACCCTGTCGACCGGTTACCTGAACGCGCTGGAGTACGCCAAGACCCGCGTCCAGGGCGCCGACCTGACCCAGATGACCGACAAGACCGCGCCGCGCGTGTCCATCACCCACCACCCGGACGTGCGTCGCTCGCTGGCCACCCAGAAGGCTTACGCCGAGGGCCTGCGCGCGATCTACCTCTACACCGCCGCCCATCAGAACGAAGAGATCGCGGCCGCGGTCTCGGGTGCGGACTCCGACGTCGCGTTCCGCGTGAACGACCTGCTGCTGCCGATCGTCAAGGGTGTCGGCTCCGAGCGCGCCTACCAGTACCTGACCGATTCGCTGCAGACCTTCGGAGGCTCCGGCTTCCTGCAGGACTACCCGATCGAGCAGTACATCCGCGACGCGAAGATCGACTCGCTCTACGAGGGCACCACCGCCATCCAGGCGCAGGACTTCTTCTTCCGCAAGATCGCGCGTGACCGCGGTGTGGCCCTGGCCCACGTGGCAGGCCAGATCCAGAAGTTCATCGACGCCGACTCGGCCAACGAGCGCCTCAAGGGCGAGCGCAAGCTGCTCGCCACCGCGCTCGAGGACGTCCAGACCATGGCTGCCACCCTGACCGGCCACCTGATGGGCGCCCAGGAGCAGCCGACCGAGCTGTACAAGGTCGGCCTGGGTTCGGTGCGCTTCCTGATGGCCGTCGGCGACCTGTTCATCGGCTGGCAGCTGCTGCAGCAGGCCGAGATCGCCCTGGCGGCCCTGGACAACGGCGCCACCGGCTCCGATGTCGCGTTCTACACCGGCAAGGTCGCCTCGGCGCAGTTCTTCGCCCGCAACGTCCTGCCGGAGCTGACCGCCACCCGCGCGATCCTGGCCAACCTGGACAACGACATCATGGAGCTCGACGAAGCCGCCTTCTGA
- a CDS encoding ATP-binding protein, translating to MAEYQQRIIDQVLDDIQPHLRALAIFGPKGVGKTATALQRAAWTIDLSLPAQRELIIADPSILTHTKGPVLVDEWQRLPEVWDHIRHAVDAGSPPGHFIIAGSSAPRGAVVHSGAGRIVPMRMRPLSIAERGIEAPTVRLADLLDGGADIHGSTALRLVDYVEEITASGFPAIRPLPPRVRRVELEAYLDNVVQREFPEQGYPVRKPEVLRAWLAAYAAATSSTAAYSKILDAATPGLPSKPAQETTLAYRDALSSLWLLDPVPAWIPSRNHLDRLGQAPKHQLADPALAARLLGLDAKALLRAEQGTGRRLREGTILGALFEHLVTLSVQAYAQAGEAPVGHLRTRNGDHEVDLIVQRSDGRVLPIEVKLADRVTDVDVKHLLWLRDRIGDDVVDAAVVYAGEHAYRRPDGIAVIPLALLGP from the coding sequence ATGGCCGAGTATCAACAGCGCATCATCGACCAAGTTCTGGACGATATCCAGCCGCACCTGAGAGCGCTCGCGATTTTCGGCCCCAAAGGCGTGGGAAAGACCGCGACCGCCCTCCAGCGCGCCGCCTGGACCATCGACCTCAGTCTGCCCGCTCAACGAGAGTTGATCATCGCCGACCCCTCGATTCTGACTCACACGAAGGGGCCCGTACTGGTCGACGAGTGGCAACGGCTGCCCGAGGTCTGGGACCACATCAGACACGCCGTCGACGCGGGATCGCCACCAGGACACTTCATCATCGCCGGCAGCTCGGCTCCCCGCGGAGCGGTTGTGCACTCGGGCGCGGGCCGGATCGTCCCGATGCGGATGCGGCCGTTGAGCATCGCCGAACGTGGTATCGAAGCTCCGACCGTACGGTTGGCCGATCTCCTCGACGGTGGGGCCGATATCCATGGATCGACAGCACTGCGACTTGTCGACTACGTCGAAGAGATCACCGCATCGGGGTTCCCCGCAATTCGCCCGCTGCCGCCTCGGGTTCGCCGCGTCGAGCTCGAGGCCTATCTCGACAATGTCGTGCAACGCGAGTTCCCGGAGCAGGGCTATCCGGTGCGCAAACCCGAGGTGCTACGCGCGTGGCTGGCGGCGTACGCGGCCGCCACTTCCTCGACAGCCGCGTACTCCAAGATCCTCGATGCGGCTACCCCTGGTCTGCCGAGCAAACCTGCCCAGGAAACCACGCTGGCCTATCGCGATGCGCTGTCGTCGTTGTGGCTTCTGGATCCCGTTCCCGCGTGGATTCCGAGCCGGAACCACCTCGACCGACTCGGGCAAGCTCCCAAGCACCAGCTCGCGGATCCCGCCCTGGCTGCACGTCTACTCGGTCTCGATGCCAAGGCTTTGCTCCGCGCCGAGCAAGGCACCGGAAGGCGGCTCCGCGAAGGCACGATTCTCGGCGCACTGTTCGAACATCTGGTCACATTGAGCGTGCAAGCCTACGCGCAAGCTGGCGAAGCCCCGGTCGGACATCTGCGGACCCGCAACGGAGATCACGAGGTCGACCTCATCGTCCAACGCTCGGACGGTCGGGTGCTGCCGATCGAGGTGAAGCTCGCGGACCGGGTCACCGATGTCGATGTCAAACACTTGCTCTGGCTCCGGGACCGGATCGGCGACGATGTCGTGGATGCGGCCGTCGTGTACGCGGGCGAACATGCCTACCGCCGTCCGGACGGAATCGCAGTCATCCCACTCGCGCTTCTAGGACCTTGA
- a CDS encoding helix-turn-helix domain-containing protein has translation MAESSALSVYLRERRMAAGLARAELAVRAQMAPLLITQIEAGTLVPNPPMLQRLFDSLDVPQWYRKHILVLGLPSVESGPPATAPSAEDLADLASLTHPACFQRFPTMDVLAANADYQRLFPGMGAGVNMLQWMFLNQTAKEVFVDWTTEAQLLVHAFRMLSPLAPSHRVSAIAEACGRSPDWDEIWASDVRPQDIARRHIRLREPGTTTERRMLLRVYDPAFPTRPWWLYRLIPTR, from the coding sequence ATGGCTGAAAGTTCCGCGCTCAGTGTGTATTTGCGCGAACGGCGGATGGCCGCCGGGCTCGCACGGGCCGAGCTGGCCGTGCGGGCGCAGATGGCGCCGCTGCTGATCACGCAGATCGAGGCGGGCACGCTGGTGCCCAATCCGCCGATGCTGCAGCGTCTCTTCGACAGCCTCGACGTGCCGCAGTGGTACCGCAAACACATCCTCGTGCTCGGCCTGCCCTCGGTCGAGTCCGGTCCACCGGCCACCGCGCCCTCGGCCGAGGACCTGGCCGACCTGGCCAGCCTCACCCACCCCGCCTGCTTCCAGCGCTTCCCCACCATGGACGTGCTCGCCGCGAACGCCGACTACCAGCGCCTGTTCCCCGGCATGGGCGCCGGCGTCAACATGCTGCAGTGGATGTTCCTGAACCAGACCGCGAAGGAGGTCTTCGTCGACTGGACCACCGAGGCCCAGTTACTGGTCCACGCCTTCCGCATGCTCTCCCCGCTCGCTCCCAGCCACCGCGTCAGCGCCATCGCCGAAGCCTGCGGCCGCTCCCCCGACTGGGACGAGATCTGGGCCAGCGACGTCCGTCCCCAGGACATCGCCCGCCGCCACATCCGCCTCCGCGAACCCGGCACCACCACCGAACGCCGCATGCTCCTCCGCGTCTACGACCCAGCCTTCCCCACCCGCCCCTGGTGGCTCTACCGCCTCATCCCCACCCGCTGA
- a CDS encoding LppU/SCO3897 family protein: MESALMGWYGFVSVLVTPVILVQNIGAAKRIKQLSAPIPGSPRAPLDPGKPLVRRPGMLGLLIPVVIGPLLVWAFVAIEARSANSAEVGDCVVNLTGKTEDDRPKVEKVSCSDPAAMGKVVARVGGSRQFPSPAEDFLCSGHPTTEFVYTTDDFTLCLEPPR; this comes from the coding sequence GTGGAGAGTGCGCTGATGGGGTGGTATGGGTTCGTTTCGGTGCTCGTCACTCCGGTCATCCTGGTGCAGAACATCGGCGCGGCCAAGCGGATCAAGCAGTTGTCCGCGCCCATTCCCGGGAGCCCGCGGGCGCCGCTGGATCCTGGTAAACCGCTGGTGCGGCGACCCGGGATGCTCGGGCTGTTGATTCCGGTGGTGATCGGGCCGCTGCTCGTCTGGGCGTTCGTGGCGATCGAGGCGCGGTCGGCGAACAGTGCTGAGGTCGGTGATTGCGTGGTGAACCTCACCGGGAAGACCGAAGACGATCGTCCCAAGGTGGAGAAAGTGTCGTGTTCGGATCCCGCGGCGATGGGCAAGGTCGTCGCGAGGGTGGGCGGGAGCCGGCAGTTCCCCTCTCCTGCGGAAGATTTCCTGTGTTCGGGACATCCGACGACAGAATTCGTCTACACAACAGACGATTTCACGCTCTGTTTGGAACCGCCGCGTTGA
- a CDS encoding GlxA family transcriptional regulator, producing MAAAERLIVVVLFDSVDLLDVTGPPEVFSLLQRELDEPTGYEVVLAAETMDPVTTSAGVRLLPDTTFLEVSARRIDTVVVPGAVEVDDQRRVRATVDPAVVYAVAVLAKDARRVASVCVGAHVLAAAGLLDGKRATTHWSTARQLAAEHPAVEVDADPIYIRDGDIWTGAGLTACLDLTLALVADDFGDELALRVARQLVMYLKRSSGQSQFSVSLEPVSTTRRIDDLRHFITRNIATPLTVSVLAERANVSDRQLTRIFRTELGMTPAAYLESARVEIARHRLEATDETLQRIATTCGFNTIDTLTRAFRRTLDTTPTEYRNRFRIS from the coding sequence ATGGCAGCGGCGGAGCGGCTGATAGTCGTCGTGCTGTTCGACAGCGTCGACCTGCTCGACGTGACCGGACCGCCCGAGGTCTTCTCGCTGTTGCAGCGTGAGCTGGACGAACCCACCGGTTACGAGGTAGTTCTCGCCGCCGAGACCATGGACCCGGTGACCACCTCGGCGGGTGTCCGCCTGCTGCCCGACACCACGTTCCTCGAAGTCTCGGCTCGCCGGATCGATACCGTGGTGGTCCCCGGCGCGGTCGAGGTGGACGACCAGCGGCGCGTCCGCGCGACGGTCGACCCGGCCGTCGTCTACGCGGTGGCGGTGCTCGCCAAGGATGCCCGCCGCGTGGCCTCGGTGTGCGTCGGCGCCCACGTCCTCGCTGCTGCGGGACTTCTCGATGGCAAACGCGCCACCACGCACTGGTCGACCGCGCGCCAACTCGCCGCTGAGCATCCTGCTGTCGAGGTCGATGCCGACCCCATCTACATCCGCGATGGCGACATCTGGACCGGGGCGGGTCTCACCGCCTGCCTCGATCTCACCCTCGCCTTGGTGGCCGACGACTTCGGTGACGAACTCGCCCTGCGGGTGGCCCGTCAACTCGTGATGTACCTCAAAAGGTCCAGTGGCCAAAGCCAATTCAGTGTTTCCCTCGAGCCGGTCTCGACCACCCGGCGCATCGACGATCTCCGCCACTTCATCACCCGCAATATCGCGACCCCGCTCACCGTTTCCGTCTTGGCCGAACGGGCCAACGTCAGCGATCGCCAACTCACCCGCATCTTCCGCACCGAACTCGGCATGACACCGGCCGCTTACCTCGAATCCGCCCGCGTGGAGATCGCCCGCCACCGCCTCGAAGCCACCGATGAAACGCTGCAACGTATCGCCACCACCTGCGGCTTCAACACCATCGACACCCTCACCCGAGCCTTCCGCCGCACACTCGACACCACCCCCACCGAATACCGCAACCGCTTCCGCATCAGCTGA
- a CDS encoding cysteine hydrolase family protein: MTSTTLRQLNGFDETPAVLADSTLILVDYQNTYTRGVMELTGWEQALENAAELLSAARASGATVIHVINDGGPDTPYDITADIGRIHPTVAPTADETVVVKTVPNAFVGTDLGDLVDAAGNETVIIAGFMTHMCVTFTTEGAFLRGNKPTVVADACATRPLAEVTAPQLHHSALATLADLYAVVATNAQLTG, from the coding sequence ATGACTTCGACGACTCTGCGTCAGCTCAACGGTTTCGATGAGACTCCGGCCGTACTGGCCGACTCCACCCTGATCCTGGTCGACTACCAGAACACCTACACCCGCGGTGTCATGGAACTGACAGGCTGGGAGCAAGCCCTCGAGAACGCCGCCGAATTACTCAGCGCAGCAAGAGCATCCGGCGCGACCGTCATCCACGTCATCAATGACGGCGGACCGGACACCCCCTACGACATCACCGCCGACATCGGTCGAATCCACCCCACCGTCGCACCCACCGCCGACGAAACGGTAGTCGTCAAAACCGTCCCCAACGCCTTCGTCGGGACAGACCTGGGCGACCTCGTCGACGCCGCGGGCAACGAAACCGTCATCATCGCCGGCTTCATGACCCACATGTGCGTCACCTTCACCACCGAAGGCGCCTTCCTCCGCGGCAACAAACCCACCGTCGTCGCCGACGCCTGCGCCACCCGCCCCCTCGCCGAAGTCACCGCACCCCAACTCCACCACAGCGCCCTCGCCACCCTCGCCGACCTTTACGCCGTCGTCGCCACCAACGCCCAGCTCACCGGATAG